A genomic segment from Microbacterium sp. SORGH_AS_0428 encodes:
- a CDS encoding UBP-type zinc finger domain-containing protein yields MTDAPQTAARLAPPPSGTGCAECLASGSWWLHLRRCITCGHIGCCEVSPNHHAERHFELTGHRFVQSFEPHESWWWDYLEEREVDGEQLPEPTSHPASQSVPGPSGRVPANWESIILDE; encoded by the coding sequence ATGACGGACGCGCCGCAGACCGCCGCGCGTCTGGCGCCACCCCCGAGCGGGACCGGATGCGCGGAGTGCCTCGCATCCGGATCCTGGTGGCTACATCTGCGCCGCTGCATCACCTGCGGCCATATCGGATGCTGCGAGGTGTCGCCGAACCATCATGCCGAGCGTCACTTCGAACTCACCGGACACCGATTCGTGCAGAGCTTCGAGCCGCACGAGAGCTGGTGGTGGGACTACCTCGAGGAGCGGGAAGTCGACGGCGAGCAGCTCCCTGAGCCGACGAGCCATCCCGCGTCGCAGAGCGTTCCCGGACCCTCCGGCCGCGTACCGGCGAACTGGGAGTCGATCATCCTGGACGAGTGA
- a CDS encoding DUF4287 domain-containing protein, with amino-acid sequence MTAKRVVAPPLVPGSTPKGPASYFPSIEKTYGRPMQEWLDIVVARLGAGETHMAVVSELKSAYAMGHGHANAIVAYAKAELAK; translated from the coding sequence CGAAGCGCGTCGTCGCCCCGCCGCTGGTGCCGGGCAGCACACCGAAGGGCCCGGCGTCCTACTTCCCCAGCATCGAGAAGACCTACGGCCGTCCGATGCAGGAGTGGCTGGACATCGTCGTGGCGCGACTGGGAGCGGGCGAGACCCACATGGCCGTCGTGTCGGAACTCAAGAGTGCCTACGCGATGGGGCACGGCCACGCCAATGCGATCGTCGCCTACGCCAAGGCCGAACTCGCGAAGTAG